One stretch of Roseimicrobium sp. ORNL1 DNA includes these proteins:
- a CDS encoding translation initiation factor yields the protein MKRQASSKTAAVQPEPNAFSGLNLPNLPAGTGAKPVDPEAPQSRWKMGRVVLQRETAHRGGKTVIVIKDFASHLPLSVIETIAKRVRSACGCGGTVRDRRVEIQGDQVARIREVLEAEGFEVGGVKA from the coding sequence ATGAAGCGTCAGGCCTCTTCCAAAACAGCAGCAGTGCAGCCGGAGCCCAATGCCTTCTCAGGGCTGAATCTGCCCAACCTCCCGGCGGGTACAGGTGCGAAGCCGGTGGATCCAGAGGCTCCACAGTCGCGCTGGAAGATGGGCCGGGTGGTGCTGCAGCGAGAGACAGCGCACCGCGGAGGGAAGACGGTGATTGTGATCAAGGACTTCGCCTCGCACCTCCCGCTCTCGGTGATTGAGACCATCGCAAAGCGTGTGCGCAGCGCGTGCGGATGTGGCGGCACGGTACGGGACCGTCGTGTGGAGATTCAGGGCGACCAGGTGGCCCGCATCCGCGAGGTGCTGGAGGCGGAGGGCTTTGAGGTCGGTGGGGTGAAGGCGTGA
- a CDS encoding heme-dependent oxidative N-demethylase subunit alpha family protein: MPDWTRSFPDADHRWVMALRPVDDARDFFAAQDATGAMLGERARWLAEEEQKYAALLPEAEAAAVETWEMARAWGHVCDDDDGDGHVPSPMQAMLRLGHAWEPDLVWMHPDETGTHRLAGGVVCFPSSWALREKLGRMMAEVHGPVPALNGELGRQIDTFLQRMAPGAVWRRENWSLSRDGELNHHPSHQRLKLDAGITVHDVWLRLEHQLLMKLPNSGSVLFGIRIEVVPLGELMRDEEAAARLARLVATMSEEAAAYKGLATARGALLGMLRGES, from the coding sequence ATGCCTGACTGGACTCGCAGCTTTCCGGACGCGGATCACCGTTGGGTGATGGCGCTGCGGCCTGTGGATGACGCGAGGGATTTCTTCGCTGCTCAGGATGCCACGGGTGCCATGCTCGGGGAGCGGGCACGGTGGCTTGCTGAAGAGGAGCAGAAGTATGCAGCTCTGCTTCCAGAAGCAGAGGCTGCGGCGGTGGAAACGTGGGAAATGGCGCGGGCGTGGGGACACGTGTGTGATGATGACGATGGAGACGGACACGTTCCCTCGCCGATGCAAGCCATGCTAAGACTGGGACATGCATGGGAACCTGACCTTGTGTGGATGCACCCGGATGAGACGGGCACGCATCGCCTCGCAGGCGGTGTGGTGTGTTTCCCCAGTTCGTGGGCGTTGCGCGAGAAGCTCGGGCGCATGATGGCAGAAGTGCATGGACCGGTGCCAGCGCTCAATGGGGAACTGGGCAGGCAAATTGATACCTTTCTGCAACGCATGGCACCCGGTGCCGTGTGGCGCAGGGAGAACTGGAGCCTGAGCCGTGATGGTGAGCTCAATCATCATCCATCACACCAGCGACTGAAGCTCGATGCCGGCATCACAGTGCATGATGTGTGGCTGCGGCTGGAGCATCAGTTGCTGATGAAACTTCCGAACTCAGGCAGTGTGCTCTTTGGCATTCGCATCGAGGTGGTGCCGCTAGGTGAGTTGATGCGAGATGAAGAAGCGGCGGCGAGACTGGCTCGGCTGGTAGCCACGATGAGTGAGGAGGCTGCGGCGTACAAAGGACTGGCAACGGCACGTGGGGCGTTGCTTGGGATGTTACGGGGTGAGTCTTGA